A single Parabacteroides timonensis DNA region contains:
- the trxA gene encoding thioredoxin, which produces MNSKKIFTLLVLVVGFMTLSSCKGQAKNAVGETESSQETTANTPVHITKADFLKKIYNYEASPNEWKYLGDKPAIIDFYADWCGPCKMIAPSLEQLAKEYAGKIDIYKVDVDKETELAQVFGIQGIPALLYIPMTGKPQMLQGALPKDQLKEKIETILLKK; this is translated from the coding sequence ATGAACAGTAAAAAAATCTTCACATTATTAGTATTGGTCGTAGGTTTCATGACTTTATCCTCCTGCAAAGGACAAGCCAAAAACGCTGTCGGTGAAACAGAAAGCAGCCAGGAAACAACAGCCAATACACCTGTCCATATCACAAAGGCTGATTTTCTGAAAAAGATATACAATTACGAAGCCAGCCCCAACGAATGGAAATATCTGGGCGACAAACCCGCCATCATCGACTTTTATGCAGACTGGTGTGGCCCCTGTAAAATGATCGCTCCTTCTTTGGAACAACTAGCCAAAGAATATGCCGGAAAGATCGATATATACAAAGTAGATGTCGACAAGGAAACTGAACTGGCACAGGTTTTCGGAATACAAGGTATCCCGGCATTGCTGTACATCCCCATGACAGGGAAACCCCAGATGCTTCAAGGAGCATTGCCTAAAGATCAATTAAAAGAAAAGATTGAAACTATTTTACTGAAAAAGTAA
- a CDS encoding carbohydrate porin: MVRKTVYTLVVIVLQMGEEKVVFAREKPEVSVQYTTELQSDFGRRLNWVNLLSLRATVPMEWLGLWGNGKLEVQTISVYKTSRERIAGDRQVFSNIEEDNLPFSPFILGYSQQIGKVLLFGGLRNVNEDYFTTPYASLFTNSSCGIYPTLSANYVLANYPLSAVCLHLEYRINEKIGIKNSLYNGKAYLPFKRGSSVFTVAPRRDGLLDLAEISYTTNNSYPGSYNLGVVVHGSNRLGDASDCRLPSGQVQAQTETSSAKHWRVNYACWLSAEQECWRSGRYSAGVLGQYSFAPSDRNDCRRYVAAGGVFRGILSASRKDALGVIFSQASFSDVRERALEITGNYTVSDHFSVQPAFHFIRTGNERSHIAMLRVVVSY, from the coding sequence ATGGTACGTAAAACGGTTTACACGCTGGTTGTAATAGTGTTGCAGATGGGCGAGGAGAAAGTGGTTTTTGCCCGGGAAAAGCCGGAAGTATCCGTTCAGTACACAACCGAGCTACAGTCGGATTTCGGCAGGCGGTTGAATTGGGTGAATCTTCTTTCTCTTCGTGCTACAGTACCGATGGAATGGCTGGGGCTATGGGGTAACGGGAAGTTGGAGGTTCAGACGATTTCTGTCTACAAGACTTCTCGTGAACGGATTGCCGGGGACAGGCAGGTCTTTTCGAATATAGAAGAGGATAATCTGCCTTTCAGCCCTTTTATTCTGGGGTATTCCCAACAGATAGGAAAGGTGCTTCTGTTCGGGGGATTGCGGAATGTGAACGAGGATTATTTTACGACTCCGTACGCTTCCTTGTTCACGAATAGTTCTTGTGGAATTTATCCGACGTTATCGGCTAATTATGTGTTGGCGAACTATCCTTTGTCTGCTGTCTGTCTGCATCTGGAATATCGGATAAATGAGAAGATCGGGATAAAGAACAGTCTGTATAACGGGAAGGCTTATCTTCCTTTTAAGCGGGGAAGTTCGGTTTTTACCGTTGCGCCACGCCGGGATGGGTTGCTTGATTTGGCAGAAATAAGTTATACTACAAACAACAGTTATCCTGGTTCTTATAATTTGGGTGTTGTTGTACATGGCAGCAATCGTCTCGGTGATGCGTCTGACTGTCGTCTGCCGTCGGGACAGGTGCAGGCGCAGACGGAAACGTCGTCGGCAAAACATTGGCGGGTGAATTATGCCTGCTGGCTTTCTGCGGAACAGGAGTGTTGGCGTTCGGGACGTTATTCGGCGGGGGTGTTGGGACAGTATTCTTTTGCTCCGTCCGACCGTAATGACTGCCGGCGGTATGTGGCTGCCGGTGGCGTTTTCAGAGGGATACTTTCTGCTTCACGGAAAGATGCTTTGGGAGTGATCTTTTCGCAGGCTTCTTTCTCCGATGTCCGGGAGAGGGCTTTGGAAATAACAGGGAATTATACGGTGTCGGATCATTTTTCTGTGCAGCCGGCATTCCATTTTATACGGACTGGAAATGAGAGGTCTCATATTGCGATGTTGAGGGTGGTGGTGAGTTATTAG